A single genomic interval of Pithys albifrons albifrons isolate INPA30051 chromosome 11, PitAlb_v1, whole genome shotgun sequence harbors:
- the DYNLT2B gene encoding dynein light chain Tctex-type protein 2B, which yields MGELGPDDGAGNTYSLRPGLQHRFKSSTVKECIHAILKEKLADVQYVPEEMPKLTKTLSETIKDRLKEEGFDRYKMVVQVVIGEQRGEGVNMAARCFWDADTDSCAHDVFMNDSLFCVVAAFGCFYY from the exons ATGGGCGAGCTGGGCCCGGACGACGGGGCCGGGAACACATACAGCCTCCGGCCCGGCCTCCAGCACCG aTTTAAATCGTCCACAGTAAAAGAATGCATCCATGCAATACTGAAGGAGAAGCTGGCAGATGTACAGTACGTCCCCGAAGAAATGCCCAAGCTTACGAAGACTTTATCAGAGACAATAAAAGACAGACTGAAAG agGAGGGATTTGACAGGTACAAAATGGTGGTGCAGGTTGTAATTGGAGaacagagaggagaaggagTGAA CATGGCCGCGCGATGTTTCTGGGATGCCGACACTGACAGCTGTGCTCACGACGTGTTCATGAAT GACAGCCTGTTTTGTGTGGTAGCTGCATTTGGCTGCTTCTACTATTGA